Proteins encoded together in one Leptospira meyeri window:
- a CDS encoding NADH ubiquinone oxidoreductase 20 Kd subunit, whose translation MNFLYELKSFLFPKNVLNFNTASPVHPASRGIPVPTKKMQEGSSNLSESAKVCPTKAIRIVSDLEVQFDYGKCLQCGLCTERSDGKLRDSGFIYTFALNREELKVTYLSGRMKKVSELPFPLTANQKQFQNLTKKRGFLYREVAAAGNNTVESELNASFNSVFDSEREGVRCVASPKHADALVFSGPVGQNMAAPLETAWDVMAEPKALIACGTEAVSGGLYPMGKLPKEPDLYISGDPPRPDVILQGFRLLMGRFSFQFQEALHKILENEK comes from the coding sequence ATGAATTTTCTATATGAACTAAAAAGTTTTTTATTCCCAAAGAACGTATTAAATTTTAATACCGCTTCCCCAGTCCATCCAGCTAGCAGAGGAATCCCTGTTCCAACTAAAAAGATGCAAGAGGGATCTAGCAATTTATCTGAATCGGCAAAAGTTTGTCCGACAAAAGCTATCCGTATCGTATCAGATTTGGAAGTCCAATTTGATTATGGTAAATGTTTGCAATGTGGACTTTGTACGGAACGTTCGGATGGAAAACTACGCGATTCGGGTTTTATCTATACGTTTGCCTTAAATCGCGAGGAATTGAAAGTCACTTACCTTTCCGGTCGAATGAAAAAAGTAAGTGAGTTACCTTTTCCACTAACTGCAAATCAAAAGCAATTTCAGAATTTGACCAAAAAACGAGGTTTTCTCTACCGTGAAGTAGCGGCAGCAGGAAACAATACGGTGGAGTCAGAGTTAAATGCTTCTTTTAATTCTGTTTTTGATTCGGAAAGAGAAGGGGTTCGATGTGTGGCAAGTCCCAAACATGCAGATGCCCTTGTGTTTTCGGGTCCAGTTGGTCAAAATATGGCTGCGCCTTTGGAAACAGCTTGGGATGTGATGGCAGAGCCAAAAGCACTCATTGCTTGTGGAACAGAAGCTGTGAGTGGAGGTTTATATCCAATGGGAAAGCTACCGAAAGAACCTGATCTCTATATTTCAGGAGATCCCCCAAGGCCGGATGTCATTTTGCAAGGTTTTCGTCTTTTAATGGGAAGATTTTCCTTCCAGTTTCAAGAGGCGCTTCACAAAATTTTAGAGAATGAAAAATAA
- a CDS encoding SpoIID/LytB domain-containing protein produces the protein MQKSMIILCLAILGQVGCASVMVTNWSPEEPNFKSKPVRVFLGYATDEEVFKSSGEIIVRDANDLTIKKAYDFLSLNPTALKAPISIHSNSEWVEYKGVSYRGSILLKPIEGKVLIINLVPIELYLLSVVPSEVSASWPKEALKAQAVCARTYVVREMLNRKKQEFDVDTSTNTQVYKGKNKEHRNTTEAVFETEGLILIHKGQPIQSFFHSNAGGYTEDPINVWGSPVEYLKPVPSEYDKDGEQYSWEEKWKTDFVNTNLRDLGVGEIQDILVTSRFPSSRVNEMEIIGTSGTKKIKATEFRKKLGATKLKSTRFGIRKEDSGDYFVKGLGSGHGVGMSQWGSFAMAKSQFNHREILQHYFKGIEFARIVAR, from the coding sequence ATTCAAAAATCGATGATCATTCTTTGTTTGGCCATTTTGGGGCAAGTCGGTTGTGCGAGTGTAATGGTTACCAATTGGTCTCCGGAAGAACCTAATTTTAAATCTAAACCTGTTCGAGTTTTTCTTGGTTATGCGACAGACGAGGAAGTATTTAAATCCTCCGGTGAAATCATTGTTCGAGATGCCAATGACCTAACAATCAAAAAGGCTTATGATTTTTTATCATTAAATCCTACCGCACTCAAGGCACCAATCTCAATACATAGCAATTCTGAATGGGTTGAATACAAAGGAGTCAGCTACCGAGGTTCCATTTTACTCAAACCAATCGAAGGAAAAGTTTTAATCATCAATCTAGTGCCGATCGAATTGTATCTTTTGTCAGTTGTACCATCTGAAGTGAGTGCCTCTTGGCCCAAAGAAGCCCTCAAAGCGCAAGCAGTTTGTGCGAGAACTTATGTAGTAAGGGAAATGTTGAACAGAAAAAAACAAGAGTTTGATGTAGATACTTCCACCAATACACAAGTTTATAAAGGAAAAAATAAAGAACATAGAAATACAACAGAGGCTGTTTTTGAAACGGAAGGATTGATTTTGATTCACAAAGGACAGCCCATCCAAAGTTTTTTCCATTCAAATGCAGGTGGATATACAGAAGATCCTATCAACGTTTGGGGAAGTCCTGTTGAATATTTAAAACCTGTTCCTTCAGAATATGACAAAGACGGAGAACAATATTCTTGGGAAGAAAAATGGAAAACTGATTTTGTTAATACCAACTTACGAGATTTAGGTGTTGGAGAAATCCAAGACATCCTTGTGACAAGCCGCTTCCCCTCTTCTCGTGTCAATGAAATGGAAATTATAGGAACATCCGGAACCAAAAAAATAAAAGCAACAGAGTTTCGAAAAAAACTAGGTGCAACCAAATTGAAGTCCACACGATTTGGAATCCGCAAAGAAGACTCTGGGGATTATTTTGTAAAAGGGCTTGGCTCTGGTCATGGCGTAGGAATGTCCCAATGGGGAAGTTTTGCCATGGCAAAAAGTCAATTCAACCACAGGGAGATCCTACAACATTATTTCAAAGGAATCGAATTCGCAAGAATAGTTGCCAGATAG
- a CDS encoding formate hydrogenase gives MIYDFIYLLLLLTGVVVLVENRLSRIIFFLSIQGFLLIFPVLQTHEGDWVHAISLIVMVVLFKGILTPWVLNWTANKSKMNESTAPRFGYLATLLFMVLGLVLAVKITEGVSVLTIPVHKIGLIYVILLVYVGILCFVVRRNWLALIAGFCVFENGIFVLTMVLDKGLPVGLEFGSFLDAILVIVSGGILQLSPHMHTKERKI, from the coding sequence ATGATATACGATTTTATCTATTTATTATTATTACTCACGGGAGTTGTTGTTCTAGTTGAAAACCGACTCAGTCGAATTATTTTTTTCTTAAGTATTCAAGGGTTTCTTTTGATATTTCCAGTTTTGCAAACCCACGAAGGTGATTGGGTACATGCAATTTCATTGATTGTTATGGTTGTGTTGTTCAAAGGAATCCTTACTCCATGGGTTTTGAATTGGACAGCCAATAAATCAAAAATGAATGAGAGTACTGCCCCTCGATTTGGATATTTGGCAACTCTGTTGTTTATGGTATTAGGTTTGGTTCTTGCAGTGAAAATTACAGAAGGAGTTTCTGTTCTTACCATTCCCGTCCATAAAATTGGACTCATTTACGTAATCTTACTCGTCTATGTTGGAATCCTTTGTTTCGTTGTTAGGCGAAACTGGCTTGCTCTCATCGCTGGATTTTGTGTTTTTGAAAATGGAATTTTTGTATTAACTATGGTCTTGGATAAAGGTTTACCCGTCGGACTGGAGTTTGGTTCCTTTTTGGATGCAATTCTTGTTATCGTTTCTGGAGGAATTCTGCAACTCTCTCCTCATATGCATACAAAGGAGAGAAAAATATGA
- a CDS encoding proton-conducting transporter membrane subunit produces the protein MLEDERISIFRSILVGISALLPLAIFLFSNYDVLSVDFPILVGLVIQAYIGFSSFMLVQSYEPKEKNKVTIGYVIFWSALGVCYLSGKSLILPIALEVTSFSTILIYSGTEFGKKQIESLGSLLLASGIAALFLSAWVMLPDGDNVGIILLLIGLLIKSGFSGFHLWIPKVNEGGPSHALGSFAGVLEVFPLLLFYRYVLPNQLDPIIYQILFPLAALGIFFGGITSFFHKDPKISLAYSSVESINFLWLCLIIAGMFQFSVDSDLMNLSNSFRILFFLGLFHHSFSKTFQLFSIGMVARLKNSSSSDELKGIGRLLGISPLLVGAGTFSYAVLPGTLGFVSEATYFYLNARILDMPIGRSIFLLPSMIFIFFGIVLGGFTHIKLFLSLFLSIPGKDINIQPFGPQKRRWVKISLFSLSLVIFVFPLAMPYFVKLPMLSPFVDPQLAEWFWTLSIVSYVTIGVVFVFRLYDRYQLKKYGEQKTKNWDCGGGYSGHELSIPTSVFSEPLRNSLGRYFLNKAGESKVDSFLIKGISSVFHFGTRFVSATNHPKEEDVSKYLAISSMFLIFIFSLLILGDFGGL, from the coding sequence ATGTTAGAAGATGAAAGAATTTCAATCTTCAGATCGATTTTGGTAGGTATATCTGCGCTTTTGCCGCTTGCTATATTCTTATTTTCCAATTATGATGTATTGTCTGTTGACTTTCCAATTTTGGTTGGCCTTGTCATTCAAGCTTATATCGGTTTTTCTTCTTTTATGTTGGTTCAGTCTTATGAACCGAAAGAAAAAAACAAGGTCACCATCGGATATGTTATTTTCTGGTCAGCCCTTGGTGTTTGTTATTTATCTGGTAAGTCGCTTATTCTTCCCATTGCCTTGGAAGTGACCTCTTTTTCCACTATTCTGATTTATTCAGGAACAGAGTTTGGAAAAAAACAGATCGAAAGTCTGGGATCATTGCTACTTGCTTCTGGTATCGCTGCCTTGTTTCTTTCCGCCTGGGTTATGTTACCCGATGGAGATAATGTCGGAATCATCTTACTTTTGATTGGTCTTTTGATTAAGTCTGGATTTTCTGGATTCCACTTGTGGATTCCTAAGGTAAATGAAGGAGGCCCTTCGCATGCACTTGGTTCCTTCGCTGGGGTTCTCGAAGTATTTCCTTTGTTATTGTTTTACAGATACGTTCTTCCAAACCAATTGGATCCGATCATTTATCAAATTTTGTTCCCACTTGCTGCCCTCGGAATTTTTTTTGGTGGGATTACTAGTTTCTTTCACAAGGATCCAAAAATATCATTAGCATATAGTTCAGTGGAATCGATTAACTTCCTATGGTTATGTTTGATCATTGCTGGGATGTTTCAATTTTCGGTTGACTCGGATTTGATGAATTTGAGCAATTCGTTTCGAATATTGTTTTTTCTTGGATTATTTCATCATTCCTTTTCCAAAACATTTCAATTGTTTTCAATCGGAATGGTAGCAAGACTAAAAAATTCAAGTTCAAGCGACGAGTTAAAGGGCATTGGTCGGTTACTAGGAATCTCTCCATTGTTAGTTGGAGCAGGAACTTTTAGTTATGCGGTCCTTCCTGGGACTTTGGGCTTTGTTTCTGAAGCTACTTACTTTTATTTAAATGCACGTATCTTGGATATGCCGATTGGACGTTCAATTTTTCTTTTGCCTTCGATGATATTTATTTTCTTTGGTATTGTCCTCGGTGGATTTACACATATAAAGTTGTTCTTGAGTTTATTTTTGTCAATCCCTGGTAAGGATATCAATATCCAACCATTTGGACCACAAAAAAGGAGATGGGTGAAGATTTCGTTATTTAGTTTATCTTTGGTTATTTTTGTATTTCCTTTAGCGATGCCATACTTTGTTAAACTTCCGATGCTTAGTCCATTTGTTGATCCGCAGTTAGCAGAGTGGTTTTGGACATTATCAATTGTTTCATATGTAACCATTGGTGTTGTGTTTGTTTTTCGTTTGTATGATCGTTATCAATTGAAAAAATATGGGGAACAAAAAACAAAAAACTGGGATTGTGGAGGTGGTTATAGTGGTCATGAACTTTCAATTCCAACATCCGTTTTCTCTGAACCATTAAGAAATTCTCTTGGAAGATATTTTTTAAATAAAGCAGGAGAATCAAAAGTTGATTCGTTCCTTATCAAAGGAATTTCTTCTGTGTTTCATTTTGGAACACGGTTTGTATCCGCTACGAATCATCCAAAAGAGGAAGATGTGAGTAAATACCTCGCAATCTCTTCTATGTTTTTGATCTTCATTTTTTCGCTTTTGATTTTGGGTGATTTTGGAGGTCTGTAG
- a CDS encoding NADH-quinone oxidoreductase subunit H, whose product MNSILYYIYLFVLFLVLPFLLTGIIRKVRAYAQGRRGPSLLQFFWEVDKSLRKNPISHTNISDFTHLAPRVALFSSVMIWSVVLFEWAPFILIPFFLALYRFSYVSFAMEGASSFGGMASGREILLSVMAEPTFILMILAAQSHIEISVSPQGALIGLLFLSLSFIAILAELAKPPFDDPRTHLELTMVHEAMILEASGKQLGIFELASSIKLSTLLVFLVKLALEHSKLFKNEVLDSFARELMIAPMVILLAIILGFWESNSVRRKWTWIPEFMGLTFIAILILGTLVKLS is encoded by the coding sequence ATGAATTCAATCTTATACTATATTTATCTTTTTGTTTTGTTTCTTGTCCTTCCATTTCTACTAACAGGTATTATTAGGAAAGTGAGAGCTTATGCGCAAGGTAGGCGTGGACCTAGTCTGTTACAGTTTTTTTGGGAAGTTGATAAGTCACTAAGAAAGAATCCTATTTCACACACCAATATATCAGATTTTACTCATTTGGCGCCAAGGGTTGCTTTGTTTTCTTCTGTGATGATTTGGAGTGTTGTATTATTTGAATGGGCGCCGTTCATTCTAATTCCTTTTTTTCTAGCATTGTATCGATTCTCTTACGTGAGTTTTGCGATGGAGGGGGCATCGTCATTTGGTGGAATGGCCTCAGGAAGAGAAATCCTTCTTTCTGTTATGGCAGAACCTACTTTTATTTTAATGATTCTTGCTGCCCAGTCTCATATTGAAATTTCAGTAAGTCCGCAAGGTGCGTTGATTGGTTTGCTCTTTTTGTCTTTGTCTTTCATTGCAATTCTTGCAGAGCTCGCAAAGCCACCGTTTGATGATCCAAGAACACATTTAGAATTAACAATGGTCCATGAAGCTATGATTTTGGAAGCATCTGGAAAACAGCTGGGAATCTTTGAATTGGCAAGTTCAATCAAACTTTCTACATTGCTGGTTTTTCTTGTGAAATTGGCACTGGAACATTCAAAGTTATTTAAAAACGAAGTATTGGATAGTTTTGCCCGTGAACTTATGATTGCTCCAATGGTCATTTTACTTGCAATCATACTTGGTTTTTGGGAATCGAATAGCGTTCGTAGGAAATGGACTTGGATCCCTGAATTTATGGGACTAACATTCATTGCTATTTTAATATTAGGCACGTTAGTTAAATTGTCTTAG
- a CDS encoding proton-conducting transporter membrane subunit — protein sequence MMKELFYFSGVLAFVIIFLVSVFAPTKGQTRIWLWSLLKICFFASLFYSWFTDNIVLKWILIEASTLFGALLISSSGTERSFHVGWKFLLINSYALGLAFLGIVILLFASTPLENLDFLTLKQGLVGQSGLLIETGILLTVYGYSGKLGLVPNHFWVGDTYAESPSQISSLIASFVPVSVVLAIRPLIQLEREINPHIINAANGFLFIGILTILYSTLILFSREDIRRISAKVALFHTGMLTLFLWLDVSDDVFYFLLATTVLVKLLVFLSMGILRMDAGKRNISQILEKSSLSHKALYMYLLALLVAFVFPLSPVFVLDLKVIEIAIKQKMFFLFLFPIVGAVFFFIALNKVLPLVRLPNRNFESGVYGILQTRLVFFWFSFLFTVMVGTYGLTYLMAEHIWKR from the coding sequence ATGATGAAAGAATTGTTTTATTTTTCTGGAGTTCTGGCCTTCGTAATTATTTTTCTTGTTTCTGTATTTGCTCCAACAAAAGGGCAAACTCGGATTTGGTTATGGAGTCTTTTGAAAATTTGTTTTTTTGCTTCCTTGTTTTACTCTTGGTTTACGGATAACATTGTACTTAAGTGGATTTTAATTGAAGCATCAACATTGTTTGGGGCTTTGTTAATTTCTTCTAGTGGAACGGAGCGGTCTTTTCATGTAGGCTGGAAGTTTTTATTGATCAATTCATATGCACTTGGTTTGGCTTTTTTGGGGATTGTTATCCTGCTTTTTGCCTCCACTCCTTTGGAGAACTTAGACTTTTTGACTCTAAAGCAAGGGTTAGTTGGTCAGAGTGGATTGTTAATTGAAACGGGAATCCTTTTGACTGTTTACGGTTACAGCGGAAAACTTGGGCTTGTACCAAACCATTTTTGGGTTGGCGATACTTATGCAGAGAGTCCTAGTCAAATTTCTTCATTGATTGCGTCATTTGTTCCGGTGAGTGTAGTTCTTGCAATTCGACCTCTCATTCAGTTGGAACGTGAAATTAATCCACATATAATTAATGCCGCCAATGGCTTCCTTTTCATCGGAATTTTGACTATTCTTTACTCTACATTAATTTTATTTTCCCGTGAAGACATTCGTCGAATTTCAGCGAAAGTTGCTTTGTTTCATACTGGTATGTTAACTTTGTTCTTATGGTTAGATGTATCTGATGATGTATTTTATTTTCTGTTAGCAACCACGGTCTTAGTGAAACTTTTAGTTTTTCTTTCCATGGGGATTTTGCGTATGGACGCTGGAAAAAGAAATATTTCACAGATTTTGGAAAAATCTTCCTTGAGTCATAAAGCTTTATACATGTATTTACTAGCTTTGTTAGTTGCATTTGTTTTTCCGCTATCGCCAGTATTTGTTTTGGATTTAAAAGTCATCGAAATAGCAATCAAACAAAAGATGTTCTTTTTGTTTTTGTTTCCGATCGTTGGGGCTGTCTTTTTCTTTATTGCACTCAACAAAGTACTTCCTTTGGTTCGATTGCCTAATCGAAATTTTGAATCAGGCGTATATGGTATACTACAAACTAGACTAGTTTTCTTTTGGTTCAGTTTTTTATTCACCGTAATGGTTGGAACATACGGTTTAACTTATTTGATGGCAGAACATATATGGAAAAGATAA
- a CDS encoding HDOD domain-containing protein, producing the protein MATVEEYLSQIKDLTIVPPVLLSVLSLDDDNELSFGELEKKVQSDQVLVARLLKLANSPFFSRGNPVANMKQVITRLGFKTVRSMVAMSMTDSLFSQGNYKKFRDEVWDHSVAKGIFAQILCEEKKLKKEAELAITCGLMQDLGRIVLNTIDRKKYVEVLTEFQTSDATLISLEKKSFGVDSYEIGSAAAKLWKMPNIIISSIEDLSKPVVEQTILGQIIGFAGVIAKATGHGKQEPGMEEKFEEYKLTLGLEIEDKKSFLTSKDQKLKSNELYQFCSTL; encoded by the coding sequence ATGGCAACTGTTGAAGAATACCTTTCCCAAATCAAAGACCTGACGATTGTACCGCCAGTCTTACTATCCGTACTTTCCCTAGATGATGACAATGAGCTTTCCTTTGGGGAGTTAGAGAAAAAAGTCCAGTCCGACCAAGTGCTTGTGGCAAGACTTTTGAAACTGGCCAATTCACCTTTTTTTTCCAGAGGCAACCCTGTTGCCAATATGAAACAAGTCATCACTCGATTAGGATTCAAAACTGTGCGCAGTATGGTGGCGATGTCAATGACCGACTCGCTTTTTAGCCAAGGAAATTATAAAAAATTTAGAGATGAAGTTTGGGATCATTCCGTTGCAAAAGGGATCTTCGCACAAATTCTTTGTGAAGAGAAAAAATTAAAAAAAGAAGCGGAACTTGCCATCACATGTGGTCTGATGCAAGACCTTGGACGAATCGTACTCAATACCATTGATCGAAAAAAATATGTGGAAGTTCTTACCGAATTCCAAACATCTGATGCTACATTGATTTCACTCGAAAAAAAATCTTTTGGCGTAGATTCTTATGAAATAGGAAGTGCGGCTGCAAAACTTTGGAAAATGCCAAATATTATTATTTCATCCATTGAAGATTTATCTAAACCAGTTGTTGAACAAACTATCCTTGGTCAGATCATTGGATTTGCAGGTGTGATCGCAAAAGCCACAGGACACGGTAAACAAGAACCTGGTATGGAAGAAAAATTCGAGGAATACAAGTTGACTCTTGGTTTAGAGATTGAAGATAAAAAATCATTTTTAACTTCAAAAGACCAAAAATTAAAATCAAACGAATTGTATCAGTTCTGTAGTACTCTTTAG
- a CDS encoding adenylate/guanylate cyclase domain-containing protein codes for MDLEKEEIVRVLVLEPQKKSYDTISQLLSEWFGDYIELTWRSVFENGAEEIKKAQYDLLITEIQFPELEDSPESILEMIMDLAGPSELPVVVFTKAEGKQLPIQAFQLGINEYFGKRRLKKNILEHRFRNLFREIYRKKVVSIQMDDSLKRFQDLYGMNQTEIQDLNSMVKKFKKELEKEYEEKLNLETEKKKMQNVFGMYVDPVIVESLMNNTLSLDQKGKEQEVSVLFSDIRGYTTLSEKMKPEQVISFLNEYFTAMTEVILGYGGMIDKYIGDSIMCLFGAPVFQEDHRQNALDCAVEMVQVFELWQPKWEQIYGFVPQIGIGLASGKAIVGNVGSFQKLSYTAVGDTVNMASRLESIAKPMEVYVSEGLYNFLPEDYANKYKYEELEPVKIKGKEGLHRILSVKPI; via the coding sequence GTGGATTTAGAAAAAGAAGAAATCGTTCGTGTCCTGGTCCTAGAACCTCAAAAGAAATCGTATGATACAATCTCCCAACTGCTCAGTGAGTGGTTTGGAGATTACATCGAGTTAACTTGGCGATCCGTTTTCGAAAATGGTGCTGAGGAAATCAAAAAAGCCCAGTATGATCTTTTGATCACTGAAATCCAATTCCCTGAACTGGAAGATTCACCCGAATCAATATTAGAAATGATCATGGATCTAGCCGGACCATCCGAACTTCCCGTCGTTGTGTTTACCAAAGCAGAGGGAAAACAACTTCCTATACAAGCCTTTCAATTAGGAATTAATGAATACTTCGGCAAACGAAGGTTAAAGAAGAATATATTAGAACATAGATTTCGCAATTTGTTTCGAGAAATTTATCGCAAAAAAGTTGTCTCTATTCAAATGGATGATAGCTTAAAAAGATTCCAAGACCTTTATGGAATGAACCAAACTGAGATTCAAGATTTGAATTCGATGGTCAAAAAATTTAAGAAAGAACTGGAAAAAGAATACGAAGAAAAATTAAATTTAGAGACCGAAAAAAAGAAAATGCAAAATGTTTTTGGTATGTATGTAGATCCAGTGATTGTTGAAAGTTTGATGAACAATACACTGTCCCTTGACCAAAAAGGAAAAGAACAGGAGGTTTCTGTATTATTCTCGGATATTCGTGGTTATACGACACTCTCTGAAAAAATGAAGCCGGAACAGGTTATTTCTTTTTTAAACGAATACTTTACTGCAATGACAGAGGTGATTCTCGGCTATGGCGGAATGATCGATAAATACATTGGAGATTCTATTATGTGTTTGTTTGGAGCCCCTGTGTTTCAGGAAGACCATCGTCAAAATGCTCTGGATTGTGCAGTGGAAATGGTGCAAGTATTTGAATTGTGGCAGCCAAAATGGGAACAAATTTACGGTTTTGTACCACAAATTGGAATCGGCCTAGCATCAGGTAAGGCAATCGTTGGAAACGTTGGATCGTTTCAAAAACTCTCCTATACTGCAGTTGGAGATACAGTCAATATGGCAAGTCGATTGGAATCTATTGCGAAACCTATGGAAGTCTATGTTTCAGAGGGTTTGTATAATTTTTTACCAGAGGATTATGCTAATAAATACAAGTACGAAGAATTAGAACCTGTAAAAATTAAAGGAAAGGAAGGTTTACACCGAATCCTCAGTGTAAAACCAATTTAA
- a CDS encoding ABC transporter ATP-binding protein, producing MSKEKKESVIKTAIQIKNVNKSFQQGETIFPVLNDISFEIAEKKLVTLMGPSGSGKSTLLNLLSAIESADSGQINVFGNQLIGATEKDLTIYRRKTIGIVFQFFHLFPYLSAVENVSLPLYLSGTPKKIAESKAKEVLSLVGLDRRKEFTPKEMSGGEKQRVSIARAIVHQPKLILADEPTGNLDSQSSEMIMELFTRCVKDLGITVFLVTHNEQIGQSGDINLRMLDGKIKSK from the coding sequence GTGAGCAAAGAAAAAAAAGAGTCTGTCATAAAAACAGCCATCCAAATTAAAAATGTAAACAAAAGTTTCCAACAAGGAGAGACAATCTTCCCCGTTTTGAATGACATTTCATTCGAAATTGCAGAGAAAAAACTCGTTACGTTAATGGGTCCGTCAGGGAGCGGCAAATCAACACTTCTAAATCTCCTATCTGCAATTGAATCTGCAGATTCTGGACAAATCAATGTATTTGGAAACCAACTCATCGGCGCAACTGAAAAAGACCTTACCATTTACAGACGAAAAACAATTGGAATCGTCTTTCAATTTTTTCATTTATTCCCTTATCTCTCAGCTGTTGAAAATGTTTCTTTGCCTCTGTATCTTTCCGGTACACCGAAAAAGATCGCTGAATCCAAGGCAAAAGAGGTCCTTTCCCTAGTAGGACTAGACCGCAGAAAAGAGTTTACCCCAAAAGAAATGTCTGGGGGAGAAAAACAAAGAGTATCAATTGCAAGAGCCATTGTTCACCAACCCAAACTAATCCTTGCCGATGAACCAACCGGCAACTTGGACTCCCAATCTTCGGAAATGATAATGGAACTATTCACTCGATGTGTAAAAGACTTAGGTATAACCGTATTTCTTGTTACACACAATGAACAAATTGGTCAATCTGGAGACATTAATCTGCGGATGTTAGATGGAAAGATCAAATCAAAATGA
- a CDS encoding class I SAM-dependent RNA methyltransferase, which translates to MDKVIVESLDSDFSGIVTAPNGKKVNIFFVYPGDELHVEYVKRRPRQRSLRIQETIRNHDWQLVKCNVFGECGGCTGQHINYKEQLDLKFSPILDGFKKNLDISIQSIPSEQIYEYRSRMDFSVFPGPIIGQRQRGNFRKVVPITSCSIQSNWANKALNDVQSVLNQMPEIIWDRRSEEGGLKYLTIRKAQNTNDGILIFTFTDGYESHPSMENFRKLCLDSLTQESLLFCYNRPKSEVSASGRPEILRGKSTFRESVLGRSFQIPFDSFFQPNPNGFLPILSFIKERLPKNGKNLIDLFCGNGFFSLLYGDLFEHIDGYELTESSIEIASKTFQENYPNKSHSFQIANLFMSIEQLKERQDATLILDPPRAGAGKLVNQWIRDFGPEYVFYVSCNPYSQKDDVSIFLPKYNFVEGIIIDPYPHTPHTESVLFFQRKPE; encoded by the coding sequence TTGGACAAAGTCATTGTGGAAAGTTTAGATTCTGATTTTTCAGGAATCGTCACAGCACCTAACGGAAAAAAGGTGAATATTTTCTTTGTTTACCCTGGTGACGAACTCCATGTGGAATATGTCAAACGAAGGCCAAGACAAAGGTCCTTAAGAATCCAGGAAACCATTCGCAACCATGATTGGCAATTAGTGAAATGCAATGTATTTGGAGAGTGCGGTGGATGTACGGGCCAACATATCAACTACAAGGAACAACTAGATTTAAAATTTTCTCCCATCTTAGATGGATTTAAAAAAAACTTAGATATCTCCATCCAATCCATTCCTTCTGAACAAATTTATGAATATAGATCTAGAATGGATTTTTCTGTATTTCCAGGTCCTATTATTGGACAAAGACAACGTGGAAATTTTCGAAAAGTTGTGCCAATCACATCTTGTTCTATCCAATCTAATTGGGCAAACAAGGCTCTAAATGATGTACAATCTGTACTCAATCAAATGCCCGAAATTATTTGGGACCGAAGATCAGAAGAAGGTGGTTTAAAATATCTCACCATTAGAAAAGCTCAAAACACAAATGATGGAATTTTGATTTTTACTTTTACAGATGGTTATGAATCACATCCTTCGATGGAAAATTTTCGTAAACTTTGTTTGGACTCACTAACACAAGAATCCTTACTTTTTTGTTATAACCGACCTAAATCCGAAGTTTCGGCATCTGGTCGTCCAGAAATTTTACGCGGGAAATCAACATTTAGGGAATCTGTCCTTGGTAGGTCATTTCAAATCCCTTTCGATTCTTTTTTTCAACCCAATCCCAATGGTTTTTTACCGATCCTTTCGTTTATCAAAGAACGTTTACCAAAAAATGGCAAAAATCTGATCGATTTATTTTGTGGAAATGGCTTCTTTTCTCTGTTATATGGTGATTTATTTGAACATATAGACGGGTATGAACTCACTGAGTCTTCTATTGAAATAGCTTCCAAAACCTTTCAAGAGAATTATCCGAATAAATCTCATTCCTTTCAAATTGCGAATTTATTTATGTCGATTGAACAATTAAAAGAAAGGCAAGATGCAACTTTGATTTTAGATCCGCCTAGAGCAGGAGCTGGGAAATTAGTAAACCAGTGGATTCGAGATTTTGGACCTGAGTATGTCTTCTATGTCTCTTGTAATCCTTACTCACAAAAAGATGACGTATCCATTTTTCTTCCCAAATATAATTTTGTGGAAGGAATCATCATAGACCCCTATCCACATACCCCACATACAGAATCAGTGCTTTTCTTTCAAAGAAAACCTGAATAA